CCCAGTCCCGCGCCCATTTCTTACGCCAAGTGATCTCTCGGCCGCAGACGACACAGACTTTCGACGGCTCGGCCATGGGCTAACGGTACGCCCATGCAAAACGCCGCGACCGAGTCGGTCGCGGCGTTTGAAAGTGCCCGGGACTGGATTCGAACCAGCACCCACAATTAAGTGGACTACCACCTCAAAGTAGCGCGTCTGCCAATTCCGCCACCCGGGCGAGGGAAAGCAGAATAGGCATCGGCATTCCGCCGGACAAGCAAACGCTCGAACCGGATGAACGACGGTTACCACTCCGGACGATCCAGCACGGCCCGGGCCGCAATGACCTGCTTGACCGACTCGGGATTCCGCAAGAGATCAGCGACCGGGTGTCGGCGTTTCTTCTCGCTTTTTTGTGACAGGCCGATGGCGTCAACGATTTCCGTGTCGCCGATCTCGCCCGTCTTCACCGGTGCATCGGTCCCGGCCGGGCGTCTGGGAGCTTGCTGAATCGGCGGCGGAGTTGGACGCGGTGCTTGGGGGCGCGGCGGACGTACGGGTTCGGGCTGACGTCGCGGGGACGGCTCCATCCGCAGACGCTGCATCTCCGGCACCGCCACCCGACCGCCGGCAATGGGCATCACCGATTCGTGAGGTGACTCCGCCTGCGGCTCATCGTCGTCACCCGGGCCACGAACCGAACCCGGCGGCAGCCCAAGGGCCTCTTCCATTCGCCGACGCCGCTCGCGAAGTTGGGCCTCACGCTCGGGATCGTCCTCGGCAGCGCGCCTGTTTGCTTTCGCCACTTGATTGGCGATCGCGCTGACGATCCAGATCAGCACGAAGATGATCGGAATGATCAGCCCACTGATGGCCTCGATCAGACTCCCCAAGGCCAACACCGGCACGAACATCGGTGCGAAGGAGTACAACGTCACTGGGACGACGCGGTGCCCTTCTTCATCAGTTCGTACATCGTGTTGCCGGCCTTGCGTCGGGCTTGGCTCTTGGTCGAGCCGAGGTTGCGGCGATGCCGAACGCGCGACCGGGTTCGACCCAGCAGGCCGAAGGTCAGCCACTCGAGCCAACCGCGCCGCTGGGACGACACCGTCATTTGGGAGATGTGACTCATCCATGGAATCGTCCCGCGCCTTGGGATTCGACGCCGCGCCACGCAGCGTTGCGCGACAGAAACGTCCGAGAATATCGCCGATGACAGCGCTGCGTGCGCGTCACAATCGGCCCAAACCGACCGATCACGACTTGTTCTCGTCCTCGCCGGCGATGCTGGTGCGCATCGCGGTGTCGGCCTCGACGTTGCGCATCTTGTAATAGTCCATGATGCCCAGGTTGCCGTCGCGGAACGCCGCGGCCATGGCCTTGGGCACCTCGGCCTCGGCGAGCACCACCAACGCGCGGTTCTCGGCGACCTTCGCGATGTTCTCCTGTTCCTGCGCGACGGCCATCGCACGACGCTGCTCGGCCTCGGCCTGGAAGCGACGCTTGTCCGCCTCGGCCTGGTCGGCCTGCAGCTTCGCGCCGATGTTCTCACCGACGCTCACGTCGGCGATGTCGATCGAGAGAATCTCGAACGCCGTGTTCGCGTCGAGACCCTTGGCGAGCACGGCCTTGGACACGACGTCCGGGTTCTTGAGCACCGCCTTGTGATCGTCGGCCGAGCCGATGGAACTGACGATGCCCTCACCGACACGGGCGACGATGGTTTCCTCGGTCGCACCGCCGACGAGACGCTTGATGTTCGTGCGGACGGTGACGCGGGCTTTGACCTTGAGCTGAATCCCGTCGGCGGCGACGGCGTCGAGTGTACGAGTACCCATCTCGGCACTGGGCACGTCGATGACCTTCGGGTCGACCGAGGTGCGGATCGCGTCGAAGATGTCACGGCCTGCCAGGTCGATCGCCGTCGCGTTGTCCCACGGCAGCTCGATGTTCGCCTTGCTCGCGGCGATCATCGCGTTGATCGTCCGCATCAGGTTACCGCCGGCCAGGACGTGCGACTCCATTTGGCTCTGGCTCACATTCAGGCCCGCGCGGGCCGACTGAATGCGGGCGGTGACGATCGTGCGTGGGTTGACCTTTCGCAGCCGCATCCCGATGAGCTCGAAGATGCTCACCTTCGCACCGGAGACGAACGCCTGGACGTACAGTCCGATGAAGTTGAACAGCAGCGCGAAGATCACCAACAGGATCACCGCAACGACCAACAGGACGACCCAGAAGATCGGGCCCGAGAAGAGGGATGACGCAAGTGTGGGGAGCATGATGGACATGGTAGGAGAAGCGGTGACAGTTCGTGAATCAGTGGAATCGAGTTCGGGTTTCAGAAGCCCGCAGCTTCGACGGGCCTTGCCTTAGGACCGATGGCCAGGACACTCGGGTCGAGCCGCCCGGTTTCAATCTCGGCCGTAACCAGCAGGAACACCGGTTTGCCGACAAGATCGGCCGCCGAGACATGGTCCCACGTCAATGGCATGCCCCCATGCTTGGCGGCGATGAGACTGTTGACGCAGGCCATCAAATCACCGCCGGCGAGGACCTGTATCTCCATGTCCCTGCACGGAATGTCGAGCCCGGCACGCGTGGATTGAATCAGCGCTGTCACGACGGTGCGTGGTTTGGCCTTACGAAGATATAGCCCGACAATTCCGAAGGAGCCGATCGGCGCGCCGCTCACGCGGGCTTGGATGTACAACCCCAACGCAGGGAACAGGAACCAGAACACCAACAACAGCGGGATCAATCCAATCAACCAGCGCTGCGTCGGCGTGATGATGGCCAAGTCGGCGATCACGAGGGTCAGCCGTTGACGGCCGCCTCCTCGCGCAGCGGACGGACCTTGGCGACGACGCCATCGAAGCCGACGACGCGGACGGCTTCGCCGCGGCCGACGCTGCCGAACTCGCTGAGCACTTGCATGGTTTCGCCGGCGAAGTCCGCTTCGCCCATCGGACGTAGTTCGGAGAGCGCCGTGCCGACGGTACCGACGGGGACATTCAAGTCCGTGGGTTTGCCGGCGACATCGCTCACGATGATCGCCTTGCCGACCGGTGATTTTTCCCACACCTTCATCATCCCCGCGGCGACGAACGGCGAGACGACCAACGCCGCCACCGTGAGTCCGAGGCCCAGCCATTTGTCCACGAAAAAACAACACGCCAGCGCGCCGATACCGGCCAGTCCCGCGAGCACGCCCAGCACCCCGCCGGTCGGCAGGATCAACTCAGCAATCGCCAGCACCGCCGCGACGGCGACCAAGAGCAGGATGATCAACGTGAGCGACATGGGTCAGACCTTCCTCACGACAATGCGGTTGCCGTGGACCTCGCGGACGACGACGCGATCGCCCTTTTCGACGAAGCCCCGATCGGAGATGACGTCGAATACCTGATCGTTGAGCCGAGCTTGTCCGCCGGGGTAGAGATCGGAAACCGTTTCGCCAACGGTGCCGAGCGGGAGGATCGGATCGGGCGTGGACGCACGAGCCGAGCTGCCCCCGGATGCGGTCGCCTCATTCGGCCGGCCGGCGACATCGTTAAGGATGAGCTTGTTCGCATACGGCACGCTCGGCAAGAACCGGCTCAGCCACCACCACAGTCCGAGCGAAACGACCATGCTCGCCACCAGCGTCGCCAACCCGTAACGCAAGCCAGCCCAATCAATATCAAACGAGTAGCTGGGTGTGGTTCCGTCCTCGCCCGTTCCGGGGACGGGGATACGGATATCGGGAACGAACGTCATGAGCAGTCCGGCGAGCATGAGGCACAAGCCGGTGATGCCCGCGACGCCGAACCCCGGGATGACGAACAGCTCGACCAGAATCAAACCGACGCCGAGGATGACCGCGAGGATTTCGTACCACTGCGCATACCCGGTCAGGAACGGCACGCCCAACAAGAGAAACAACGAACTGGCCGCCACGGTCTCGGGCACACCGGTGCCGGGCGTTTGGAAAGCGATGTACAAACTGAGAAGGAAGACGGTCGAAAGGATGCCACGGGCGGTGAAGCCGGAGAGAAACGCAACGATCCTATCGCCCGCCGTCGGCTCGAGTTCGGCGATGATCTCGTAACCCCGCGCCTCGGCAAACGCCTGCGGCGTGGCGAAAGTGCCCTGGCTCAATCCAATCTTCTCGGCCACCGTGTCGTTGACCGTCAACAACGTGCGATCGCCGTCAATGGGCTGCTCGAGGTCCGGCACCTAAACCCAAGCCGCGTCATCAGCCTTGACGAGTTCGTCGTAATCTTCCTGGTTAACGAACCGCCGCTCGCCGGTCTCGGCGTTTTCAATGTAGTAGACGACGTGATCGACCACGACGAAGCTGCGCACGAGCGTCTTGTCGTAGCCGTGCTCCTCGGCGGAGTCGACGAACTCGGCGAGAACCAGCGACTCGGCCTTGGCCCGCTGAACGTCGCCCATCTCCCCGCCCATCGTGACGACGCCGGAGTCGCCGAGGAACGAGCCCGGCTCCATCACGATCTCATCGGCGGCCAACGCGATCATCGCACCGGCGCTGATCGCTTTCTCATCGACGAAAGCGGTGACGGGAATGTCCAGCTGCTTGAGCGTGCGGCCAATCCGCATGCCCGAGTCGACGAGACCGCCGAAGGTGTCAATCCGCACGATCAAACGCTCGGCCCCAAGGTCGCGGGCTTCATCGATCCGGCGATCGAGCATCGTCTGCATGTACGGGTCCACGTCCCCATCGAGCAGGATCGTGACCACCTTCTCGGCCTTGGCCATCGGTGCCAGAAGCAGCAGCGCAAGGATGAACGCGAAGTATCGCATCGTCTCCCATCATACGGAACCCCAAGCCGAGTCGCAGGGTTAGAAACGAAGTGAAAGTTCGTAAACTCCCGGACGATGCTCCGTTACTACAAGTTTCGCGACGAACTGTTCGCCCCGGTGCCGGCGAAAGACGTCTACACCAAACGCCCGACCGGCCATGGCTGGCCCGAGCAATGCCCGCCGGTCCGGGCGGCCAACGCCTTCGGGTTCGATCTGCTGGCCAACTACGACGTGACCTTTCACCGCACCGAAGACGGCTGGGAGTTCGAGGATCAGGTCACCCTCGCCTCGGACTTCGCGTGGAGCGGCGACGAGGAATCCGAAGGCCGACCGCTCGTGCAAGACTACGCGTGGTTCTGGACCAAGGGCCAGCAACTGCCCCACCCGATCACCGACGACGTCTGGCCGAGCGTGCGGGACCAGGTGAAGCTCTCGACGTTCTTGTTTCTCGAGACCGCCCCGAACGAGACACTGTTGTTCTGCGACGTGCCGTGGCGTGGCAAGCCACTGGCGGATCGGGCGTGGCGGACGATTCCGGCGCTGGTCGAGCCGGACTGGTATCCGACAGCCCACCCCTGGCACGTCGTCCTCGAACTCGACCGCCGACACGAGGCCATCACCATCGCCAAGGGCACACCCCTGGCCCGGCTCATGCCCCTACGCCGCGACACCTACTTCGCCGCCCCGATGACCGTTGACGACTTCGACCGCCACTTCTCCCGCAGCCAACGCTGGCTCAGCACCCACGGCAAACCCACCGACAACGGCCACGTACTCGACACGCAGAAGACCTACGTCAAACAGCAGGCCAAGAGCCGGTTCATTGTGAGAGAGTGACAATATCTACCTGTTTGGGCATGTGGATAAGCATGCTAAATATTTGACGAACCAAAATATGTAGGTACTTTCGCACAGTCTTTTCAAAGGGGCTCATGACATTCATCACTAGTCGCGCCACTGCGCAATCGTTTCTTCTCTTTACAATCGCCATAGCTACTTTTGCCTGCTCTTCGTTCGGCTGCAGCTCTAGCGAAGTTTTCCCGCCAACGATTGAGAAGCACAAGCGATTCGGTTGGGGCGACATCGATACAGCCGCAGATCATCTGAACGAGGTCTCCGAATCAGTGAATCAATGGGGGACCGTCAGCGTTTCGGGACCAAAACTTGAACGACCAAGCGACCGCTTTGAGTTCGCTCCGGATATATCCGATCAGCAGCTACTCGATGCGGCTGGTCAACGAGAAGTCTCGGCCGCTGACTCGTTGGCACGAGCATTGATCGCGGGTCTCGAAGCACGTGTATCTGAAACCGGAGTCGCGCTACCCGCGCTCGGTTCGGCAGCGCCGTCTACCAGACCCTCAGCTGCCGATCGGTTGGGGCCAACGACACAGCCCTCGCTCGCCGACGTGGGAACGACCCTACGGAACAACATCCGTGTCGCGGCCAGCAGTCGATTCGAGTTGGGACTGCACTCTGCGTTGTCGAAACCGAACGACGAGTTCGTTTCCACTCGGTACATGATCTTCACGGTCAACTGCAACCCAGGGTGGCGGACTGCACATGGCGGTTACGCTGGCAGGGTTGATGTCCAACTCAAGTTACAGCTCGACGGGAAAGACAGTGAGGATTTGGCGGAGTTTGTCACGATCACAGCCGTCTATCCTGCTTTTGAAGCCCAGCACGCAGACCTGCGAAGCGCCCGTAGCGAGTACTTCGAGTTAGCAGCGGCACTTGCCTACGGCGGTGCCGCTGGCACCGGTGAGGTTTTTGCGAACTTTGCCGAGCGCCTTGGAAATCAATCGGCCAGCGCGAGCAGCTTCGCCAAAGTGACAAGTTTTTCCACGGGAACCAATTTTGGATATGATTTTCGCCCAGGCTTCGATGCAAATATTCGTCCTGGAAATGGCAAACCCCGCAGCGGCTTCCGACTCGACGCCGTTACATTTCCCGCGCTTGCGGTCATCAATGTCGACGTTGAGGCGATACACGCCAACAACGATGTCCGCAAACTGGCCGCAGACGACGCAGTTACAGCCCTTGCCATCGTGCTGAACTTCCACGTTCCCAAAGTTGCTGACCCGGCCCGGCCAGGTTCAGTCAAACCAGATTTCGCAAACTTTACCAGTGATAAACAGAACTCGGCAATAGACGATTTTTTTTCTAAGGTTGAAAATTCACCCGCCGAATCGGAATCACTTGCCAGTCTTGCCCGGCAATTTTACCATGACGGCGGACCAGTCCCTGGGATTTTTGCTGACCCACTGTTGCAGAAGGATACTGTACAATTCTTTCAAGAAAAAAGTTACCCCACATCGTCCAGCTTTCTTCGAGTCAGTACACAAAAGCTTTATGACTTATCGCGGGAGGCGTCAACACGTGTTCTCCGCCGCGACCTGACGTTCAATCTCCGCCAAAGACATAGCTGGCGATCGCTGGGGCTTAATGGCGAGTCCCAGTTTGCCCACCAGTTCACTAAGCCGCTCCATCACGTTCAACGCCGGACTAGAAATGCGTACTTGGTAGGCCGCGCTCGCGATATCCTCGAACTAGAAGAAGAAGATCCAGGAGAAGAAGCGGAAAATGGCACAAAATCTGATGAAGCCTCTAAACTTGCGATCAATCACCTTCGCGCCGAAGCAGATTCGCTCGCTTCAGTTCTAGGCTTCGACGAAAGCTCAATCTCGATCGGCCCTTTCCTTCAACCCGCCAAGACGTCGAAAAGTCCCAAGATCATCCAAGTTACGCCCCCTGCGCTGCTAGTACCCACATCGGATGCATCACAACCGCGATTGGTCATGTTCAAGGCCGAAAGCATCCCAGCGAATCCTGCTGTAACAAATGTCGAGCTGTATGAAGTATCGAATGGAGTGGTATCCAACACTAAAGTACCTAATGGAGCCACACTCGACCCTAACGTGACCGTCGACAATCTGATCGGCGTGCTAGTCACCCCGCCTCCGCCATTTAAGCCACTACCACAGATTCGTACATTTGTCATCAAAGCCACAGTACCAGGCGGTTCGACTGTTACCGTTACATCACCACCGTTCGTTGTCGTCAGCACTTCGGGCAACAACACTCAACTCTCGATCGAACGCGAAAACGGCCAGATTCAGAGGATCGCCATTCCCAACGAGTTGTTGCCGGCCAACCGAACAAGCGCGGATATAGCCGAGTTCATCGAACTCATCGAATCCCTCCAACCGGTGATCAAGAAACCGCTCATCGACGTGCAGACCGAGAAAGATGGTGACTGACCCTCACTCGCCGAACTTCGGGTCGTACCAGTCGATCACTCGGGCCTCGCCGACGGGTTGGTCCCAGGTTTCACCGAAGGTGTGGGTGGCTGCGTGGCCGTCGGCGAAGACGTAGTTGGCTTTGCGTAGGTGGCGCTCTTTCGCCACGCTGGCCGGCTCGAGATCGTCGCCGACTTCGCCTCTGCTGCGGGCCATGTTGGTCATCATCCCACTCACGATCGGGTCGGGGTTGCCCCAGAACATCGGCATGACGTGATCCCGGTCACGCGTGTCGAGCAGCTCGGCGACCGTCACGACTTGGCTGGCGTTTTGGATCTGGGCAAACTTCAACCCGCCGTACGGCGGGTGGTTGCTGGTGAAGTAAGCGTTGATGCCGAAGCTGGTCGTGCGCGTTCCCGTATCCCAGCCCGGCCCGACATCCACCGGGCAGCGATACACCTCACTGTCGGCGTCGAGGTAACTGCTCTCGGAAAGGGTCACGATCCACGACTGGCTCATTACCATTCCCCCGCCCATGCCGTCGCCGCCCATGTCATCATCCATGCCGTCGCCCATCATCCGCATCGCGGCGTCCGGGTAACGGTTGGTCTTGTCGAACAAGGCATAGCTGTGCAGCCCGAGTGCGATCTCACGCATCTGGGCCAGGCACTTGACGCTGTTGGCCTGGGCACGGGCCGTCCCGAGAGAAGGCAGCAGTATCGCGATCAGCAATGCGATGATGCCGATGACGACGAGGAGTTCGACGAGGGTGAAGGCGCGTTGTTTCATGGGCCGGGAACGTAGTCGCCATGAAAGCGATGTCACCTGCGACGCTTTGCCACACGACGCACGATGCGACTCGTCTCACGCAGGCGACTTCGGCCGACACGCAACGGCAGGAACATGGCCGACTGCGCGTTGTTGTACAGGTTGCTCCCGACGAACCGGAGCGTCTCCCGGGCGGCGACGCGCGTCCGAAGACCACCCTCCGCCGCGACAAACGGCAGGAACACGACCGCCGCGACAATCCGCAGACCCATGCTCGTGAGCATGACGACCGCAAGGGTGGTGACGATGCCGAGCGGCGTAGCGATCTGCCAATCCCGCGTGGCCGTGGCGAGCACACCGAAACCAAGCCCGCCGAGCGCGCCGGCGACGTTCACGATGACGCCGTTGACCGCCGCGTAGCCCGAGCCGTCGCGTCGGCTGCCGACCATCTCCAGTACGTAGTTGGTGTTGGCCACCTCGATGCCCGACCAGAAGATCCCGCCCATGAAGCTGGTGACGAAGCCGATCGCGGCGACCGCCCAGAGCGGGCTGCCGTTGCCGCTGTTGAGCGCGACGATCGCCCACCCGCCCGCGACCGGGATGATCCCCGCCATCGCCGCAGCCATCACCGGCTTCTTGCCGAACCGGTCCACTGCACGCCCCCATGCATTGAAGCTCCACATCTGCGACACCATCGGCATCACCAACAACATCGTCTGGATCGCCAGGCTCTTGAGTTCCAGTTCGCGCACGAGCATCAGGTTCACGAACTGCGGCACCGGCGCGGCGCTCATCGTGAGCACCGCCACGAATGCCGCGAACCGTAGGAACTTTCCGTCGACCAGCGGCGCCTTGAGCGAGGCGAGCCCCGGCGTCTTCGCCTCGCGGGTCGGCACCTCGTGTGGCACACGCAGGAACAGAAGGATGTCCACCAGCCCGGCGACGGCGGCGCACGCGAAGATCGCCACGATCGGCCACGGCACGCCCGCCGCGTCGGCATTGCCATACCGGTCCATGACGTAGCCGACGACCAGTGCCGTTGGCAACGCCGTGAAGATCCCGATGCGGCGCCGGTTGGCGAAGTACCGTCCTCGTACACGCCGGGGCACGACGTTGGACATCCAACTCATGTATGCCGGCCCGCCCAGCGCACCGACCGCGTGGGCCGCACCGAAAAGCACCAGGAACGCGATCAACCCTGCCGACGGCCCCGACCATTGCCAAGCCAGCACTGGCACGACCGCGATCCCGATCCAAACCAGCCGCTGGATCAGAAACGCCCCGACAAAAATCGCTTTACGCTGCCCGGTCTTGTCCGTCAGCACCGCCGCCGGCAGCGACAACAACGACGCCATGAACGGCAGCGCCGAGAGCAACCCGAACGTGAACTCCGTCGCCCCGAGCCAATCGGCGTACTTCGTCAACGGCGCGCCGGCGATGGCCGTGAAGTAAACGCTGCCGAAGAGCCAGGCAAACGTCACGGTGCGCAGCGCCCGCTCGGTCTCGGTCGGTGGCGGCGAGATGGGCCGGGGTGGCTTATCCATGCGAGCCGCGAGGGTAGCGCTTCGGAATGGCGATTGGGCAACGGTTCCGGTTGCATGAGAACCGTGAACCGGGCAACCTATGCAGTTATGTCCAATCGACCCGCCACCGCGTTGCTGATGCTGCTCTGCCTACTCGTTCCCGCCTCGGCCTGGGGACAACAGATCGAGTACAAGTACCGCGCCGATCTGGACGGTCTGAAGTTCAACATCCGTGACCTGGAGGCCAAGGCCGACGCGATGGAGGCGTGGGTCGCGCAGTGGGAGAACGCCGACCCGGTCACGGTCCCCGACGCGGAGCTCAATAAGTACGCCAACGCCTACAACGACGCGGTTCGCAAGGCCGGCTTCGCCGCCGACGGCGTCGCCAAGCTGCCCGGCGACCACCCGCTCGTGC
The Planctomycetota bacterium DNA segment above includes these coding regions:
- the floA gene encoding flotillin-like protein FloA (flotillin-like protein involved in membrane lipid rafts) — protein: MLPTLASSLFSGPIFWVVLLVVAVILLVIFALLFNFIGLYVQAFVSGAKVSIFELIGMRLRKVNPRTIVTARIQSARAGLNVSQSQMESHVLAGGNLMRTINAMIAASKANIELPWDNATAIDLAGRDIFDAIRTSVDPKVIDVPSAEMGTRTLDAVAADGIQLKVKARVTVRTNIKRLVGGATEETIVARVGEGIVSSIGSADDHKAVLKNPDVVSKAVLAKGLDANTAFEILSIDIADVSVGENIGAKLQADQAEADKRRFQAEAEQRRAMAVAQEQENIAKVAENRALVVLAEAEVPKAMAAAFRDGNLGIMDYYKMRNVEADTAMRTSIAGEDENKS
- a CDS encoding flotillin-like FloA family protein, whose protein sequence is MIADLAIITPTQRWLIGLIPLLLVFWFLFPALGLYIQARVSGAPIGSFGIVGLYLRKAKPRTVVTALIQSTRAGLDIPCRDMEIQVLAGGDLMACVNSLIAAKHGGMPLTWDHVSAADLVGKPVFLLVTAEIETGRLDPSVLAIGPKARPVEAAGF
- a CDS encoding NfeD family protein, with the protein product MSLTLIILLLVAVAAVLAIAELILPTGGVLGVLAGLAGIGALACCFFVDKWLGLGLTVAALVVSPFVAAGMMKVWEKSPVGKAIIVSDVAGKPTDLNVPVGTVGTALSELRPMGEADFAGETMQVLSEFGSVGRGEAVRVVGFDGVVAKVRPLREEAAVNG
- a CDS encoding NfeD family protein, which translates into the protein MPDLEQPIDGDRTLLTVNDTVAEKIGLSQGTFATPQAFAEARGYEIIAELEPTAGDRIVAFLSGFTARGILSTVFLLSLYIAFQTPGTGVPETVAASSLFLLLGVPFLTGYAQWYEILAVILGVGLILVELFVIPGFGVAGITGLCLMLAGLLMTFVPDIRIPVPGTGEDGTTPSYSFDIDWAGLRYGLATLVASMVVSLGLWWWLSRFLPSVPYANKLILNDVAGRPNEATASGGSSARASTPDPILPLGTVGETVSDLYPGGQARLNDQVFDVISDRGFVEKGDRVVVREVHGNRIVVRKV
- a CDS encoding S49 family peptidase; translated protein: MRYFAFILALLLLAPMAKAEKVVTILLDGDVDPYMQTMLDRRIDEARDLGAERLIVRIDTFGGLVDSGMRIGRTLKQLDIPVTAFVDEKAISAGAMIALAADEIVMEPGSFLGDSGVVTMGGEMGDVQRAKAESLVLAEFVDSAEEHGYDKTLVRSFVVVDHVVYYIENAETGERRFVNQEDYDELVKADDAAWV
- a CDS encoding prepilin-type N-terminal cleavage/methylation domain-containing protein; amino-acid sequence: MKQRAFTLVELLVVIGIIALLIAILLPSLGTARAQANSVKCLAQMREIALGLHSYALFDKTNRYPDAAMRMMGDGMDDDMGGDGMGGGMVMSQSWIVTLSESSYLDADSEVYRCPVDVGPGWDTGTRTTSFGINAYFTSNHPPYGGLKFAQIQNASQVVTVAELLDTRDRDHVMPMFWGNPDPIVSGMMTNMARSRGEVGDDLEPASVAKERHLRKANYVFADGHAATHTFGETWDQPVGEARVIDWYDPKFGE
- a CDS encoding MFS transporter; this encodes MDKPPRPISPPPTETERALRTVTFAWLFGSVYFTAIAGAPLTKYADWLGATEFTFGLLSALPFMASLLSLPAAVLTDKTGQRKAIFVGAFLIQRLVWIGIAVVPVLAWQWSGPSAGLIAFLVLFGAAHAVGALGGPAYMSWMSNVVPRRVRGRYFANRRRIGIFTALPTALVVGYVMDRYGNADAAGVPWPIVAIFACAAVAGLVDILLFLRVPHEVPTREAKTPGLASLKAPLVDGKFLRFAAFVAVLTMSAAPVPQFVNLMLVRELELKSLAIQTMLLVMPMVSQMWSFNAWGRAVDRFGKKPVMAAAMAGIIPVAGGWAIVALNSGNGSPLWAVAAIGFVTSFMGGIFWSGIEVANTNYVLEMVGSRRDGSGYAAVNGVIVNVAGALGGLGFGVLATATRDWQIATPLGIVTTLAVVMLTSMGLRIVAAVVFLPFVAAEGGLRTRVAARETLRFVGSNLYNNAQSAMFLPLRVGRSRLRETSRIVRRVAKRRR